From Myxococcales bacterium, a single genomic window includes:
- a CDS encoding SIR2 family protein, giving the protein MPRRSSRPRIINEAGLARLAAAVSSGQLGVLVGAGLSQSLGYPGWRELIEELSRRAGNPGRAESTRDSLLRADLLRKKMGSKYASALRAIFADTNKRARIERSKPHALLTRAPFAFFATTNYDLAIERAHESHVREPLETVDWTDGPTVNSFLLDRHPMPPKPCFHLHGVYTRPETVVLTESDYRERYFKSQEHRHRLLMLLFRRQLLFVGFSLRDQDINTLLREQTATFDEWRPRHFAILDYDPEREDEESILARKTELEMRYSIEPIFFALGPPPDRHAPLVEVLTRATAATSKERDPDDPQKGRWGGATSNGGYVIEARVSSRAVEGWYDLRVVVRRKRGLRAEAGTVTFHLHDTFEPNTRSVRLSAGRAELELTVWGAFTIGAEVKRQAGGVAALELNLATLRGAPKDFRTT; this is encoded by the coding sequence ATGCCACGCCGTTCGTCCCGCCCGCGAATCATCAATGAAGCGGGCCTCGCTCGCCTCGCCGCCGCGGTCAGCTCGGGTCAGCTCGGCGTGCTGGTCGGCGCAGGCTTGAGCCAGTCGCTGGGCTACCCGGGGTGGCGGGAGCTGATCGAAGAGCTCTCACGACGCGCGGGCAATCCCGGGCGCGCCGAGAGCACTCGCGACAGCCTGCTGCGCGCCGATCTCCTGCGCAAGAAGATGGGTTCGAAGTACGCGAGCGCGCTCCGCGCCATCTTCGCCGACACCAACAAGCGCGCGCGCATCGAGCGCTCGAAACCCCACGCGCTCCTCACTCGTGCACCCTTCGCCTTCTTCGCCACCACCAACTACGACCTCGCGATCGAGCGCGCCCACGAGTCCCACGTCCGTGAGCCACTAGAGACCGTCGACTGGACGGACGGGCCGACGGTCAACTCCTTCCTGCTCGACCGCCACCCGATGCCTCCGAAGCCATGTTTTCACTTGCACGGCGTGTACACCCGACCGGAGACCGTCGTGCTCACCGAGAGCGACTACCGCGAGCGTTATTTCAAGAGCCAGGAACACCGGCATCGCTTGCTGATGCTGCTCTTCCGACGCCAGCTCCTGTTCGTCGGCTTCTCGCTCAGAGATCAGGACATCAACACCCTGCTCCGGGAGCAGACCGCGACCTTCGACGAGTGGCGCCCCCGTCACTTCGCGATCCTGGACTACGACCCCGAGCGCGAGGACGAAGAGAGCATCCTGGCGCGCAAGACCGAGCTCGAGATGCGCTACTCCATCGAGCCGATCTTCTTTGCACTGGGCCCCCCACCCGACCGCCACGCTCCGCTCGTCGAGGTGCTCACCCGGGCCACCGCCGCGACCAGCAAGGAGCGCGACCCCGACGATCCTCAGAAGGGCCGCTGGGGCGGCGCCACCTCGAACGGCGGTTACGTGATCGAAGCGCGCGTTTCTTCCAGGGCCGTCGAGGGCTGGTACGATCTGCGGGTGGTGGTGCGGCGCAAGCGCGGGCTGCGCGCCGAGGCAGGCACGGTGACCTTCCACTTGCACGACACGTTCGAACCCAACACGCGGAGCGTGCGGCTGTCGGCGGGGCGCGCGGAGCTCGAGCTCACCGTGTGGGGCGCGTTCACGATTGGGGCGGAGGTGAAACGCCAGGCCGGAGGGGTCGCGGCGCTGGAGCTCAATCTCGCGACGCTCCGCGGCGCGCCCAAGGATTTCCGCACGACATGA
- a CDS encoding adenylate/guanylate cyclase domain-containing protein, giving the protein MLRYGVAGGSDHGMLVLFIVFTGWAFPYTLRQILAVLGVILVMYLAAGLSHLRAVDAGWLVEGVFLVSSATIITGVGTHFADQLREREYRAQWGLEREREAAEELLLNILPASIVERLKRDQSAIAEGFLEATVLFVDLVGFTPLSSKMAPGKLVEMLNDVFSKLDALTEKHGLEKIKTIGDAYMAVAGVPTPRKDHAVAVASMALELRNVATGFRTPTGEPVQVRIGINSGPVVAGVIGTKKFSYDLWGDTVNTAARMEAHAEPGTIQVTERTYERLRTQFHFELRGTIDVKGKGEMKTYVLVGPRASLRPPPVA; this is encoded by the coding sequence ATGCTGCGTTACGGCGTGGCGGGCGGCTCGGACCACGGCATGTTGGTCCTCTTCATCGTCTTCACGGGCTGGGCCTTCCCCTACACTCTCCGGCAGATCCTGGCCGTGCTGGGTGTGATCTTGGTGATGTACCTCGCGGCGGGCCTGTCTCACCTGCGGGCGGTGGATGCCGGTTGGTTGGTGGAGGGAGTCTTCCTGGTGTCGAGCGCGACGATCATCACCGGCGTCGGTACGCATTTTGCGGATCAGCTGCGGGAGCGGGAGTACCGGGCGCAGTGGGGGCTCGAGCGGGAGCGGGAGGCCGCGGAGGAGCTCTTGTTGAACATCTTGCCCGCGTCGATCGTGGAGCGGCTGAAGCGTGATCAGTCGGCGATCGCCGAAGGTTTTCTGGAGGCGACGGTGTTGTTCGTGGATCTGGTGGGGTTCACGCCGCTCAGCTCGAAGATGGCCCCCGGCAAGCTGGTCGAGATGTTGAACGACGTGTTCTCGAAGCTCGACGCGCTGACCGAAAAGCACGGGCTCGAGAAGATCAAGACCATCGGGGACGCTTACATGGCCGTGGCCGGCGTACCGACGCCGCGCAAGGATCACGCGGTGGCGGTAGCCAGCATGGCGCTCGAGCTGCGCAACGTGGCCACCGGGTTCCGCACTCCGACCGGGGAGCCGGTCCAGGTGCGCATCGGGATCAACAGCGGACCGGTGGTGGCGGGCGTCATCGGCACCAAGAAGTTCTCCTACGATCTGTGGGGCGACACCGTGAACACCGCAGCCCGGATGGAGGCCCACGCGGAGCCCGGCACCATCCAGGTCACGGAGCGCACCTACGAGCGCCTGCGCACGCAGTTTCACTTCGAGCTGCGGGGCACCATCGACGTGAAGGGCAAGGGCGAGATGAAGACGTACGTGCTGGTGGGGCCGCGGGCGAGTCTGCGGCCGCCGCCGGTGGCGTGA
- a CDS encoding PAS domain S-box protein translates to METMDSNGRSAADHDRSLSRLTLLAAIIDSSDDAILSKDLDGIVTSWNHGAERLYGYTAREIVGRPMSVLTHRDRPDEMAMILTRIRAGEHIQHYETVRVKKGGELVSISLTEAPIHDTSGAIVGASSIARDNTERLRADAQARELSQYARSLIEASLDPLVTIRADGKITDVNEATIKVTGVERERLIGTDFSNYFTEPLKAGAGYREAFSEGSVTDYPLTIRHRDGHLTDVLYNATLYKDASGKALGIFAAARDVTAQKQASQYARSLIEASLDPLVTISPKGKIMDVNAATVKVTGLQREQLIGTDFSDYFTEPERARAGYQQVFAEGFVTDYPLTIRHEGGQVTNVLYNAVYKDARGDVRGAAARDVTAQRKAEAEVADQRTKALERIAELERFQKHTVGRELKMIELKKEIEDLRKPASQ, encoded by the coding sequence ATGGAAACGATGGATTCGAACGGCCGTTCGGCGGCCGATCACGACCGCAGCCTGTCCCGACTCACGCTCCTCGCGGCGATCATCGACTCGTCCGATGACGCAATCCTGAGCAAGGATCTCGACGGCATCGTCACGAGCTGGAACCACGGTGCCGAGCGCCTGTATGGCTACACCGCACGCGAGATCGTCGGCCGACCGATGTCCGTGCTGACCCACCGAGACCGGCCCGACGAGATGGCGATGATCCTCACGAGGATCCGCGCCGGTGAGCACATCCAGCACTACGAGACGGTCCGGGTCAAGAAGGGCGGCGAGCTGGTCTCGATCTCGTTGACCGAAGCTCCGATCCACGACACCAGCGGAGCGATCGTCGGTGCATCGTCGATCGCACGCGACAACACCGAGCGCCTGCGCGCGGACGCTCAAGCACGCGAACTGTCGCAGTACGCGCGAAGTCTGATCGAGGCATCGCTCGATCCGTTGGTCACGATCCGAGCCGACGGCAAGATCACAGATGTCAACGAAGCGACGATCAAGGTGACGGGGGTCGAGCGCGAGCGACTGATTGGGACCGACTTCTCGAACTACTTCACCGAGCCCTTGAAGGCAGGAGCCGGCTATCGCGAGGCGTTCTCTGAAGGCTCGGTCACCGACTATCCGCTGACGATCCGCCACCGTGATGGCCACCTCACGGACGTGCTCTACAACGCCACACTCTACAAGGATGCGAGCGGGAAGGCGCTCGGCATCTTTGCCGCGGCCCGCGACGTCACCGCGCAGAAGCAAGCGTCTCAGTACGCGCGAAGCTTGATCGAGGCGTCGCTCGATCCGCTCGTCACGATCAGTCCCAAGGGCAAGATCATGGATGTCAACGCGGCGACGGTGAAGGTGACGGGCCTGCAGCGAGAGCAGCTCATTGGAACGGACTTCTCGGACTACTTCACCGAGCCCGAGCGCGCACGTGCTGGCTATCAGCAGGTGTTTGCAGAGGGCTTTGTCACCGACTATCCGCTCACGATCCGGCACGAGGGAGGTCAGGTCACGAACGTGCTCTACAACGCGGTCTACAAGGACGCGCGCGGGGACGTGCGCGGCGCGGCCGCGCGTGACGTGACCGCACAGCGCAAGGCCGAGGCCGAGGTCGCCGATCAACGGACGAAGGCGTTGGAGAGGATCGCCGAGCTCGAACGGTTCCAGAAACACACCGTGGGTCGGGAGCTGAAGATGATAGAGCTCAAGAAGGAGATCGAGGACCTGAGGAAGCCGGCCAGCCAGTGA
- a CDS encoding response regulator — protein sequence MKVGCDGYITKPIDPILLPGQVGQYLGDLPPRPPVSGSRPTAVAEARLPRVDDQLPILVIEDNPTTRKMFRISLESAGYRVVEAHDARTALALVEHCRPALIIQDLHLPDMDGLTWPAARAGDAVADVRRVPAHRRSGAKALSQSAHRPAPPDRAAPPHHVSLGGRAVRPGAASARGR from the coding sequence ATGAAGGTGGGATGCGACGGCTACATCACGAAGCCGATCGACCCGATCCTGTTGCCAGGTCAAGTCGGTCAGTACCTGGGCGACCTGCCGCCCAGGCCCCCCGTGTCCGGTTCCAGGCCAACGGCGGTCGCCGAGGCCAGGTTACCCCGGGTGGACGACCAGCTGCCGATCCTGGTCATCGAGGACAACCCGACGACTCGGAAGATGTTCCGGATCTCGCTCGAGAGCGCCGGATATCGCGTCGTCGAGGCGCACGATGCCAGGACGGCGCTGGCCCTCGTCGAGCATTGCCGCCCGGCGCTGATCATCCAGGATCTGCACCTGCCGGACATGGACGGCCTGACCTGGCCCGCAGCCCGGGCAGGGGATGCCGTGGCCGACGTGCGTCGGGTTCCTGCGCATCGACGAAGCGGGGCGAAGGCACTTTCCCAGTCCGCCCATCGACCCGCACCCCCTGATCGCGCGGCTCCACCTCACCACGTTTCCCTCGGCGGACGCGCAGTTCGGCCAGGGGCGGCGAGTGCTCGTGGTCGATGA
- a CDS encoding VOC family protein — protein sequence MGAQSVKSQVVWFDVPCVELDRAIQFYGAVLGCEIPKQDGPGFSMGILPHEGSAVGGCLAVMKDNAPSERGVLIYLNCDGRLDDAIAAVAPNGGEILQPKHAIGPHGFRAIVRDSEGNRVALHSS from the coding sequence ATGGGTGCCCAGAGCGTGAAGAGTCAGGTCGTTTGGTTCGATGTGCCGTGTGTCGAGCTCGATCGCGCAATCCAATTTTATGGGGCTGTGCTCGGGTGTGAGATCCCGAAGCAAGACGGGCCCGGATTCTCGATGGGGATCCTTCCTCACGAAGGCTCAGCCGTTGGCGGCTGCCTCGCCGTGATGAAGGACAACGCGCCGTCCGAGCGCGGGGTGCTGATCTATCTCAACTGTGATGGGCGCCTCGACGACGCGATCGCCGCCGTCGCGCCGAACGGCGGCGAGATCCTGCAACCGAAACACGCCATCGGCCCCCACGGCTTTCGAGCCATCGTGCGGGACAGCGAAGGCAACCGCGTGGCGTTGCACTCGAGCTGA
- a CDS encoding PAS domain S-box protein: MAGISKGALYLTEPEGQLALQHQIGFSPGEDQRLRVAFGCQALFAELALRGNVVLLPSEDVPSAIAQQLLVEAGTTALLVVPVGWGTRNFGAILLGARIEDIGGEDALAFARVLGAQMGQAIGLSRSFESLAASELRYRTLTENANDAIVLVSLDGIIRESNRRCSEILGYSAEELVGRAVWDLALPGREPEIIELFKEQVLAGAGRARPVELRCRDGRSAMMEFSSAPVNIEGETILLTIGRDVTEQMQAQTQLMVSDRMASIGSLAAGVAHEINNPLAAVTINLELGVNAVTRMAVEDGASPQMVELQESLGEALYAADRVKQIVKDLKIFSRTEEDTLRAVDLEGVMESTLRMAWNEIRHRAKLVKHYEHVPRVDANESRLGQTFLNLIINAAQAIPEGHVDRNEITITISTDERGDVVTEIRDTGPGISPEIFQKLFTPFFTTKAPGEGTGLGLTICRRIITDLGGEITATSVVGEGTVFRVVLRSAQREEKDEVPLPFARAARRRGRVLLLDDDPMIGAAVRRALMNEHDVVPLTSAREALNRIVTGEQFDVILCDVMMPHMTGVEFHRELGRVFPNQADRIVFLTGGAFTATARVFLDGVSNTLIEKPFQVRDLRALVNERVC; this comes from the coding sequence ATGGCGGGGATCTCCAAGGGCGCGCTGTACCTGACCGAACCGGAGGGACAGCTGGCGCTCCAGCATCAGATCGGGTTCTCACCGGGCGAGGACCAGCGACTCCGGGTCGCGTTTGGCTGCCAGGCACTGTTCGCGGAGCTGGCGCTGCGCGGAAATGTGGTGCTGCTCCCCTCGGAAGATGTGCCGAGCGCGATCGCGCAACAACTGCTGGTCGAGGCCGGCACCACGGCGCTCCTGGTGGTGCCGGTCGGGTGGGGAACCCGGAATTTCGGCGCGATCCTCCTCGGAGCCCGTATCGAGGATATTGGCGGAGAAGACGCGCTCGCATTCGCGCGCGTGCTGGGAGCGCAGATGGGCCAGGCGATCGGTCTCTCGCGCTCGTTCGAGAGTCTCGCGGCGAGCGAACTGCGGTATCGAACGCTCACGGAGAACGCGAACGATGCGATCGTGCTCGTGTCGCTCGATGGCATCATTCGCGAGTCGAATCGCCGATGCTCCGAAATTCTCGGGTACTCGGCGGAGGAGCTCGTCGGGCGTGCGGTTTGGGATCTTGCACTGCCGGGTCGCGAACCGGAGATCATCGAGTTGTTCAAGGAGCAGGTCCTGGCGGGCGCTGGACGAGCACGTCCGGTCGAGCTCAGATGCAGGGATGGCCGAAGCGCGATGATGGAGTTCTCGAGCGCCCCCGTGAACATCGAGGGCGAGACCATCCTGCTCACTATCGGTCGCGACGTGACGGAGCAGATGCAGGCTCAGACCCAGCTCATGGTCTCTGACCGGATGGCATCCATCGGTAGCCTGGCTGCCGGCGTCGCGCACGAGATCAACAATCCGCTCGCTGCCGTGACGATAAACCTGGAGCTCGGGGTCAACGCGGTGACGCGGATGGCCGTGGAAGACGGAGCTTCACCACAGATGGTAGAGCTGCAGGAGAGCCTCGGCGAAGCCCTGTACGCGGCTGACCGCGTCAAGCAGATCGTCAAGGACCTGAAGATCTTCTCGCGTACCGAGGAGGACACTCTTCGCGCGGTCGATCTCGAGGGCGTGATGGAGTCGACGCTGCGGATGGCCTGGAACGAGATCCGCCATCGGGCCAAGCTCGTGAAGCACTACGAGCACGTGCCGAGGGTCGACGCGAACGAATCGCGTCTCGGGCAAACGTTCCTCAATCTCATCATCAATGCAGCACAAGCGATTCCCGAGGGTCACGTGGACCGAAACGAGATTACGATCACGATCAGCACGGACGAGCGGGGAGACGTGGTCACCGAGATTCGAGACACCGGACCTGGCATCTCACCGGAGATCTTCCAAAAGCTGTTCACACCGTTCTTCACCACGAAGGCTCCCGGCGAGGGCACCGGCCTGGGCCTCACGATCTGTCGACGTATCATCACGGACCTTGGCGGAGAGATCACGGCGACCAGCGTCGTCGGGGAAGGCACCGTGTTTCGCGTCGTGCTTCGATCTGCGCAGCGAGAGGAGAAGGACGAGGTTCCACTCCCCTTCGCCCGCGCGGCGCGTCGCCGTGGCCGCGTGCTCCTGCTCGATGACGACCCGATGATCGGAGCCGCGGTGCGCCGGGCCCTCATGAACGAACACGATGTCGTCCCGCTGACGTCTGCACGTGAGGCACTGAACCGCATCGTGACTGGCGAACAATTCGACGTGATCCTGTGCGACGTGATGATGCCTCACATGACGGGGGTCGAGTTCCATCGCGAGCTTGGGCGCGTGTTCCCGAACCAAGCCGACCGTATCGTGTTTCTCACGGGTGGCGCGTTCACCGCGACGGCACGGGTGTTTCTCGATGGAGTCTCGAATACCCTGATCGAGAAGCCATTTCAGGTTCGGGACCTGCGAGCACTCGTGAATGAACGCGTGTGCTGA
- a CDS encoding DUF559 domain-containing protein, producing MRRQVVIADFIADLVVPAAWLVIEVDGPFHARRALADARRDRELGRRGWRVLRLPAELVEREIEEALARVRAALGG from the coding sequence GTGCGGCGCCAAGTGGTGATTGCGGACTTCATCGCGGACCTCGTGGTGCCCGCTGCGTGGCTCGTCATCGAGGTGGACGGTCCGTTCCACGCCAGGCGCGCCCTGGCGGATGCGCGGCGCGACCGTGAGTTAGGTCGCCGCGGGTGGCGCGTGCTGCGGCTGCCGGCGGAGCTCGTGGAGCGGGAGATCGAGGAAGCCCTCGCGCGCGTGCGCGCAGCGCTCGGCGGGTGA
- a CDS encoding response regulator — protein sequence MPILIVDDNPQNLKLARVALECEGFEVRTATDGEAAIELVRRAPAHPDGLSAGLGVKQTNATITAVTATR from the coding sequence ATGCCGATCCTGATCGTGGACGATAACCCGCAGAACCTGAAGCTCGCGCGCGTCGCCCTGGAGTGCGAGGGGTTCGAGGTACGGACCGCAACCGACGGCGAGGCTGCGATCGAGCTCGTGCGCCGGGCACCAGCTCATCCTGATGGACTCAGCGCCGGCCTAGGGGTCAAGCAGACGAACGCGACCATCACAGCCGTCACCGCAACGCGATGA
- a CDS encoding L,D-transpeptidase: protein MSPRGRFALGAALALVACRRAPEPPREHVDPPPAEPATANTQPTAEVAPASATAPVLPPRIGALSSRVFVRQNPRPTSPEIGVLHVGAVVPLREATAAGTEGCAKGWFAVEPEGYVCLDASTTLEVDTHPLLVTKRAHHGSFDSAVPFRWSVSREGVLYRKVPTPEEQRESEFDLDGHLARLEKLREARAAGTDPGRVPAALRDVDLLPAKADAPIPFGPGNLSPWALANTPSETRAKAKWIPARSAIAWTDEFVSGGRSFVLTDDLLIAPKDKLVPLEPSKFAGVFIDDESVRLPIAFVRHEDKVKYRVVATASDLTPVSFEDELAVEEPNPDDPDPLAGYREDTSPGTMLETRESWPRLAWAGLTGRYRKERHHRYLETSDGYWMRERDATLVEAQPPRGFALADGEKWVDISIFKGTLVAYEGERAVFATLISPGANGYKREDGMPAKFTTPTGTFRIEWKHRSTTMTPDPLRKSYYLAEVPFTQFFHMPFALHAAYWHDRFGEPKSGGCVNLSPRDAKWLFEWTEPSVPAAWHGVRSGDARGMGTLVRVR from the coding sequence ATGTCCCCCCGCGGTCGGTTTGCCCTCGGCGCGGCGCTCGCGCTCGTTGCGTGCCGGCGTGCGCCGGAACCGCCGCGCGAGCACGTCGACCCGCCGCCCGCGGAGCCTGCCACCGCGAACACGCAGCCGACCGCCGAGGTTGCACCCGCGAGTGCGACCGCGCCCGTCTTGCCTCCGCGCATCGGCGCGCTCTCGTCGCGGGTGTTCGTGCGCCAGAATCCGCGCCCGACGAGCCCCGAGATCGGAGTGCTCCACGTCGGCGCGGTGGTCCCTCTGCGCGAAGCCACCGCGGCCGGCACCGAGGGTTGTGCGAAAGGCTGGTTCGCGGTCGAACCCGAAGGCTACGTGTGCCTGGACGCGAGCACGACGCTGGAGGTGGACACTCACCCGTTGCTCGTCACCAAGCGCGCTCACCACGGCAGCTTCGACAGCGCGGTGCCCTTCCGCTGGAGTGTATCGCGAGAGGGCGTGCTCTACCGCAAGGTGCCCACGCCCGAAGAGCAGCGCGAGTCCGAGTTCGATCTCGACGGCCACCTGGCTCGACTCGAGAAACTCCGCGAGGCCCGCGCGGCGGGGACCGATCCGGGTCGAGTGCCCGCGGCGCTGCGCGACGTGGATCTGCTCCCCGCGAAAGCCGACGCACCCATCCCGTTTGGGCCGGGCAACCTCTCGCCGTGGGCGCTCGCCAACACCCCGAGTGAGACCCGCGCGAAGGCCAAGTGGATCCCGGCGCGCTCCGCCATCGCGTGGACCGACGAGTTCGTGTCGGGTGGCCGAAGCTTCGTCTTGACGGACGACCTGCTGATCGCGCCCAAGGACAAGCTGGTGCCGCTCGAACCGTCGAAGTTCGCCGGCGTGTTCATCGACGACGAGAGTGTGCGGCTACCGATCGCGTTCGTGCGTCACGAGGACAAGGTGAAGTACCGCGTCGTGGCCACGGCGTCGGATCTCACTCCGGTCAGCTTCGAGGACGAGCTGGCGGTGGAGGAACCCAACCCGGACGATCCCGACCCCCTCGCGGGATACCGCGAGGACACCTCACCGGGGACGATGCTGGAGACTCGGGAGAGCTGGCCGCGGCTCGCGTGGGCTGGGCTCACGGGTCGCTACCGCAAGGAGCGGCACCATCGCTATCTGGAGACGAGTGACGGGTACTGGATGCGCGAGCGCGACGCGACCCTGGTCGAAGCGCAGCCCCCGCGAGGATTTGCCCTGGCCGACGGCGAGAAGTGGGTCGACATCAGCATCTTCAAGGGCACCCTGGTTGCGTACGAAGGCGAGCGCGCAGTCTTCGCCACGCTGATCTCCCCCGGCGCCAACGGCTACAAGCGCGAGGACGGCATGCCCGCGAAGTTCACCACGCCCACCGGCACCTTCCGCATCGAGTGGAAACACCGCTCGACGACCATGACCCCCGACCCACTGCGCAAGAGTTACTACCTCGCCGAGGTCCCCTTCACGCAGTTCTTCCACATGCCCTTCGCCCTGCACGCCGCCTACTGGCACGATCGCTTCGGCGAACCCAAGAGCGGCGGCTGCGTGAACCTCTCCCCGCGCGACGCAAAGTGGCTGTTCGAGTGGACGGAGCCGAGCGTGCCCGCGGCGTGGCACGGCGTGCGCTCGGGGGATGCGCGGGGGATGGGGACGTTGGTCAGAGTGCGGTGA